The Flavobacterium johnsoniae genomic sequence TTGCAGTTCTTGCTAATAAACCTGCTAAAAAACAGATTACTATTATAATTAGAATTCCGATTAGTTCTTGAAGTGCCAATCCTAAAACCTTAACTTTTGGTAAATTATTTACAAGCGGAAGTGTGACTTTTTGAATAATGCCGTATCCTTTTTCAAGAATAACAAGCAGAACCACTAAAGGTGCTAAAAAAAGAATTCCTCCTAAAAAAGTTGCTTTGATTATTTTAAAAATGCTTTTCATAATAAATAACTTTTTAGGATGAAAACTTATAAAAATCTACTCAAATAACTTCGGCTTTTAAGTGTATTAAAACTGGTAAACTACTTCTAATTTATAATCTTTCAGAGAGGCTTTTGCACGTTCTAAATCTTCAGTAAAACCAAGAATATAACCACCTCCGCCAGAACCGCAAAGTTTTAGGTAATAATCATTAGTGTCAATTCCTTGTTGCCAGATAGCATGAAACTGTTCTGGAATCATTGGTTTGAAGTTGTTTAAAACAACTTTAGAAAGTTTTTTAGTATTGCTGATCAAAGACTTCATGTCGCCATGCAAAAAGTTGTCGATACAGACATCTGTGTATTTTACAAATTGGTTTTTTAGCATTGCGCGGAAACCTTTGTCTTTTAAGCTTTCCATAAAAATGCTAATCATTGGAGCAGTTTCTCCCACAATTCCAGAATCTAACAAAAACACAGCGCCTTTTCCGTCAACACTTTGTGTAGGAATTCCTGTAGTCTGAATATTATCTTTAGAATTGATTAAAATCGGAATGCTCAAATAACTGTTTAATGGATCTAAGCCAGAACTTTTTCCGTGAAAAAAGCTTTCCATTTGAGAAAAAACATTTTTTAAATGCAATAATTTTTCTCTTGTTAGATTTTCTAAAACCGTAATTTTATTTGTAGCATATTTATCATAAATAGCCGCTACAAGAGCGCCGCTGCTTCCAACACCGTATCCTTGCGGAATACTAGAATCGAAATACATTCCGGTTTCGACATCATTTTTAAGATTTTCTAAATCGAAAGTAACCAAATCTGGCTGCTGAGTTTGTAAAACTTCAAGGTAAGAAGCAAAACTTCTTAAACTTTTGTTTGAGGCAATGGCTTCATCTGAAGGCTCTTCAGATTTTTTCAACGCGCCATTGTAAAAGTTATAAGGAATAGCAAGCCCTTTTGAATCGCGGATAATTCCGTACTCTCCAAAAAGTAATATTTTTGAATAAAATAATGGTCCTTTCATGATTTATTTTATGTCTTTCTTAATTTTATTTGGGTTTTGTCTGGTGTCGAAAATATTATGAATTCTAATTTCGTTTGCACTAAAACTATACAAAAGGCTAGATTGTTTTGTTATGACACATTTTCGATATCTTTTATTTACAGATGATTTTGGAAAAATTTCAGGATTCATCTTTATTATGGAAACTGCTTTTTCAAACTTGACAATAAACATCTTTTTCGATTTTTCTGACCACCTTGCTTCGATGAAAGTTAAAATGGAGTCTAAATTTCCTTCAGCTGTTTTTGAAAAATTTACTCTAACATTCACTACCTATATTTTTTCATAACATCGTCATAGCTTGTAAATTCTCCTCTGTCAAACTCTAATTCACTTTTAGCTATATCTGCTTTTTGCTCATTAGTCAAATCATCCCACCAATCTTTCTGTTCTTTTTTGAAAATTTTTCGAATAGATTTTAAGATAACTGGATTTTCTGTTTCAGCTAACAATTTTATTAATTCGAGTTTTTCTAATTGAATGTCCATAATCAAAAATTTAACTAAAGATACGCAAAATTATAATGCGATCGCACCCTCTCCAATTTTGTCGCAAATGTATTGACTATTCTGACAAAATACAACTAATTCGTCTTGAATAAATTGTAATACTTTTTCGGTAACGTTTTCGGGATAAAGCACATGCACATTTGCACCAGCATCAAGCGTAAAACAAACAGGAATCTGAGTTTCATTTCTGAATTTCCAGATTGCATTTATGATTTGCAGCGTGTTTGGTTTCATTAAAATAAAGTATGGCATCGAGGTCATCATCATGGCGTGCAAAGTCAATGCTTCACTTTCTACAACTTTGATGAATTCTTCCAGATTTCCATTTTCGAAAATAGTAATTAATTTATCCAAGTTTTCGTGCGCTTGAGCAAAACGTCTTTCAGCGTATGGATGATTATGCATTAAATCGTGACCAACGGTGCTTGAAACTTGTTTTTCGCCTTTATCAACCAATAAAATGGTATCTTGATAATTCTTGAAATTTTCGTGAATTGTATAAGGAAATTCAACTCCAAATAAATCTGTACTTCCTTCAATATTTGCTTGATCGCCCCAAACTACCACATTTCCTTTTACGCTTCGGCAAGCACTTCCTGAACCTAAACGAGCAAGAAAAGAAGCTTTTTGAAAGAAATAATCATTTGTCATTTCTGGATTTAGTTTTCTTTCTAAACTCATAAAATTCATTGCCAAAGCCGCCATTCCAGATGCTGAAGAAGCGATTCCAGAACTATGCGGAA encodes the following:
- a CDS encoding diphosphomevalonate/mevalonate 3,5-bisphosphate decarboxylase family protein, which encodes MFTAADFIPNKYTSTIENGNFEWSAPSNIALVKYWGKKDNQIPANPSVSFTLNNCKTITKLGFEKKDASTPLNGTNAFSFDLLFEGKPKEDFKPKIQKFLERVEVYLPFLKDYHFTIDTQNTFPHSSGIASSASGMAALAMNFMSLERKLNPEMTNDYFFQKASFLARLGSGSACRSVKGNVVVWGDQANIEGSTDLFGVEFPYTIHENFKNYQDTILLVDKGEKQVSSTVGHDLMHNHPYAERRFAQAHENLDKLITIFENGNLEEFIKVVESEALTLHAMMMTSMPYFILMKPNTLQIINAIWKFRNETQIPVCFTLDAGANVHVLYPENVTEKVLQFIQDELVVFCQNSQYICDKIGEGAIAL
- a CDS encoding mevalonate kinase family protein — its product is MKGPLFYSKILLFGEYGIIRDSKGLAIPYNFYNGALKKSEEPSDEAIASNKSLRSFASYLEVLQTQQPDLVTFDLENLKNDVETGMYFDSSIPQGYGVGSSGALVAAIYDKYATNKITVLENLTREKLLHLKNVFSQMESFFHGKSSGLDPLNSYLSIPILINSKDNIQTTGIPTQSVDGKGAVFLLDSGIVGETAPMISIFMESLKDKGFRAMLKNQFVKYTDVCIDNFLHGDMKSLISNTKKLSKVVLNNFKPMIPEQFHAIWQQGIDTNDYYLKLCGSGGGGYILGFTEDLERAKASLKDYKLEVVYQF